Genomic segment of candidate division WOR-3 bacterium:
TCAATGATGCCGTCTTCAATAAGAATTGAACGATTCTTAACGACACCGAGACCGCGTTTCATAGTAAGAATTTCAGTAGCATTTGAGAGTACAATGGACATGAAATATTTTACCCTATTTTCGCTTTATGTCAATGATTAGACCCAAAATCAAGGCTTGAATACACAAGAAAACGCTTTTGAGAAGGATTGTGACTGAGATTTCTTAGACCCTGAAGAGTCTCTTACTTATTTGTCTTGAGGCGGTTCGCTCCTCCAGACAATTTTGCCGGTTCTATTGACATAGGCACGGTTTTTCAATGTATCAAGCACCATGGCCAAACCGCCCGAGAAATGACTCACGAGTCCGAATTGCGCGGGGATCACGATCTTGCCTGATTTATCTATGTAACCCCATCTTTCACCAACCTTAACTGCGGACAAGCCCTCGAAAAATCCATATGCAAGATCGAATTTCGGCTCTATCGCCAACTCGCCGTTAGTGTTTGTGAAACCCCATTTCTCGCCAATTCTTACCGGCGCGAGGCTATCGGAAAAAGTACCCGCGAAGTCATATTGCAGATCAATGACAATGTCACCTTTCTTGTCGATAAAACCCCATTTGCCATCTGCAAAAACGGGGGCGCTTCCTTCAGAGAACATACCCACGGCATCGAATCGAGGTTCGATGACCACTTCTCCTGCCTGATTAACATAACCCCAGCCCGTACTATCCCGGAAAGCTGCCAGACCTTCGGAAAATGTGAGTGGGATGTCGAATATCGCATCGATGACCATCTCACCCTTCTTGTTGATGCATCCCCATTTCTCTTCGGTCCGGACCGCGGCAAGGCCCTCGGAGAAGGCGCGCACGGCCACATATTCAGGTTCTAACACGAAATTTCCGAGCGTGTCAATGAACCCCCATTTCTGTCCCACTCTGACGTCCGCTATTCCTTCAGAAAAGAAGCTACTGTGGTCGAACTGTGGTTCAATGATAACTCTGCCTTTTGCGTCTATGTAACCCCATTTCCAGTCCTTCTCGAAAGCCACGCGGCCTTCAGAGAACCGACCGACCCGGTCCAACTGCGGTTCAATTACGACTCTGCCCTTGTTGTCAATGTAACCGATCTTCTGTTCAACCATGATCGGAAACAACTTCGCCTCCTCATTTCCCCCGGAATTGCGGCAAGAGAAGACGACTAACGCTGTGATGCAAAACGCAAGTATTTTTTTCACAAATACTCCTTTTTTCACAAATTGATTATCGCATAATAGATACAGAAATACCTGAACATGTGACAAATACTACAATTGAAAAAAGTGTCGGGATGCTGACATTGAAATCAGATAGTAACCAGTAGAATGTTCACGCTACTTATGAGCCACGCAAATGAGCAGGTCACTTTCCTTTTTATTGTACGGCTCGAACTTGTATGAACCGTAGAAACGTATTTTTTTGTAGCCAGCCAGCTGCAGCAGTTTGGTGTAATCATCCTTGAGCAGGATCTGGGCATAATCCACCGACCAAACCTTGAGCTCCGGCTTCTGCTTGTCGTGTCGTATGTCGAGAACATTGTACCGCGCCCCGCGTTCCCGATAGTCGATCGCAAAAAGCCGTGTAAAATCTTTCTGGCTCGAGTTTAGTATAAATCTGGGCTTCATCTTCCACTGTTTATCAGTGGTACCCTGAGTAATTATCAATATGCCGTTTTCGCGCAATACCCTCTGCATGCTCAAGAATGCCCTGATGATCTCCTTTTTATCCGGCATATGAAGTATCGAACTTGAAAGGCATGTGACCGCATCAAATTTCCGCTTGAAATTCTTGTGCAACGAACGGTAGTCGACCTTGTGTAGCGGGATATTTACATCCAGGCTTTTAAAGTTCTTCCTTGCCCTCGTCAGCATAGACGTCGAGACGTCCGAACAGGTCACCTCACAACCCAATGAGTAGAAAAGATGTGCATCATGACCCGTACCGCATGCACAATCCAGCACTGAATGGATATTGTTTTCCAGAAAAACTTTTTGATAGAAGACACGATAGTTCGGCTTGTGCTCACCGAACTTACCGTGGAACAAATCGTATCGTTCTGCAAAACCCTGGTATGCGTCTTTACCCATTATGGCAACTCCAGATCATGTAATACTGATTCAATGGCAACAGAGTTAAATTGTCCAGAATATCGTATGTTTTGATGTCATGAATACGAAACACTTCAATATTATATCCAAACTTGGACAAAAGTCAACTGGTATTCAAGGCTTGACATTTCGAAGAATCTAACGATAATAAACTTGTCAATATTTCGTAAGGGGGTTATAAAAATGTGTCGATACGGCGTTAGTGTATCGACGGTCAGGCAATTATAACTCACAACATCCCCAGTAGATATAAACATAAACATTATAAACACTATAAGCATAAGGAGGTAATATGCGAAATATATCGCACAGAGTATTGACGACTTTAATGGCCTTCGCCATGCTTGGCGGGCTATATGCAGCCCAGCGCGTCGTCATGATGGAAGAAGCCTACTGGAGTGGTTGACCAACGTGCCCTTATGCCAGCAGTCTGCTGGACACAATAGCAATGTTGGATTATCCTGACCAGACCGCGCTTGTCGAGTATCACTCGGCTACTGGAGATTTTGGATTTTTACAGAAAGCGCGCGACCGCGTATACAATTATTACATTTTTTACGGGTATCCATCCCTTTTCGCCGATGGAGTAGATCTCTGGCCGATAAGCACATGGAGGCCCTGGCTCACGAGTCGCATGGCACAGCCCTCGCCGGTTACGCTGAATATTACAGGTGGCTATGATCCGGTCACGAACAACGGCACGGTAACCGCATCATTCCAGAACGATTCGGCAAGCGCCATAACCGCACGTGTCTACTTTGTGATAACCGAGGACAGCCTCTACCACCTCGATCCCAATGGACACGGATGGCACAACAAACTGGCGCGAGACTTTCTGCCGGATGAAATCGGCGAAGTGGTGACGATCGATCCCGGGCAGACAGTCGACGTGAACCGGCCATTCATGATCGATGCCGCCTGGGATGAGACCCGCTGTAACATAGTGACCTGGATCCAGGTAGATGCACCCTCGCGCGAGGGACTTCAAGCCGGAAAGATCAAAATAATGGACCTCGTCGGGATCGAAGAGATCGTACTTGAAAAACTGGATAAATCCGTTGTTACCCTAGTCAACAACCCATGTTCTGCAGATAACATCCGGTTCCTCATCGAACTACCCCAGGGTGCAGCATACGAGTTCGAGATATTCGATGTTCTGGGGCGAAACGTGAAGAGCCTCACCGGTATCACTTCAAGTAACCGTGAAATACTACACTTAGACCTGAATGCAGCCAACCAGAACCAGGTTAGCGCCGGCGTCTATCTGTATCGCTTTGTTAGCCAATCGGAAATAGCAACGGGTAAGATTATCGTAAAGTAATACCGAAATATGGGGTCAGGTCTTGACTATTGACAACTGTCACATTTTCACAATACCGGAGTCGATTTTCGAGACCATCACTGCTGCTACACGCAAGCTAGACATATAGCCATTTTGTCAATAGTCAAGACCTGACCCCAACTGCCATGCTTGATTAATTCCTTGATCTGCGTATAATTAACTACAAAAATATTTGAGGAGGAACTCATGAAACATGTAGCGCTATTAGTACTCATCACGATCTTCTCGATCTCGCCACTGCTTGCACAAACGACAGATGAAGCACCGGAGAGAACACCGGATGCCGAAGAACTGAGAAGTACAAGCAGAATTCCCGAAGCCGCAAAAGAAGCAAGGGAAGCGGGCACTGAAGAAGACGAAATACAGAATGTAGTAAAAGGTGTACAGGAAAAGAAATTATCTCCAGAGGAAGGCGTGAATACCATAAGAATCATGGAAGAGAACTCGGCTGGAGGAGCATCAAACAGGGGAATCTCCGATTTCGTCGTCGAACAGAAAGCAAAAGGCGTCCACGGTGAGGAATTAGGTCAGACAGTTAGAACCGAATTACAGGCCCGGCACCGGGTTAGGGTTGAGGAAGACGAAGGAAAGACAGAACGTAAAGAAGAGCGTGAAGGCAAGGAAGCCGAGGTAGAAAAAGAAGGAACTCAAAAAGTCAAGTCCGAAGCCAAAGAAGGCCAGCAAGGAGACCAAAGCCAGGAGCAGAAAGGGATGATGAAGAAACAGGACGAAGAACAGCCCACCTCAAAAGGGAAAGGCAAGGGAAAATAGATAATGCATCAGCTAGATTAAACAAGGAGAAATCATGAAGAAAAAAATCTTTCTTATCGCCGCAATAGCTGTCCTGGTAATAATTGGCTGCGCAAATGGCAGTGAAGAAAAGGCACTCGACCAGAAGACAATAGAAAAAGTTGCGAAAATAGCGGCAATGGTCGAGATCGATGAAGTAAAAGCACTCAAAATGCTGGAAACGGAAAAAATGAGTCTTGATAGGTATAAAGAGATAATTACGGCAATCACGCTCGATACAAAAGCGACAGAGAAGTTTGTCGAGATGAAGAACGCCTACATGGAACAGTATCAGAAATAATCACAAGCGAAGTCTAGTCTGGAAATTCGAAACAGGGGAAGGCTAAATGCCTTCCCCTTATCTTTTGCATGTCTATCGTCACTGTCCTGATGTTACTGACAACGCAATTCCTGCACTGACCATAATGAACCCGGCCAACCGATTCTGCGTCTTCCAGTATCTTCTTGAGTCAAACAAAATACTCACACGGTCTGCGAGCATTGTATAGAATGCAAGTACGGTGGCGGCGATCACTACACTGGTCACAGCAAGAACGATCAACTGGATATTCTCATCCTGGGTTCGAACAACGAACTGAGGCAGAAGCGCGGCATAGTAGATTATGGCTTTGGGATTGGTCCCGCAGACCACAAAACCTTTGACAAATGGCTTGTGCATGTTATTGGAAACCGCTTCTTTTCCGGTATCCAGAAGCGGCCGGCCAGCAGTCCACTGGCGATAGCCCAGATAGACCAGGTAAATTGCGCCGATAATTTTCAGCACCTGGAAAAGAACAACTGATTGTTCTAATACGCGGTTCATACCAAAGAGCACGATGAAGATCTGGCAACAATTGGCAACGAGTTGCCCCGATATTGTGGGCAGCGTTCTTCGTGCTCCGTGTCTGATTGCATGGGCAATCGTAAAACAGACAGATGGTCCTGGAATCAGACCAAAAATAAATGACGCGCCAACAAAGGACAGCCAAACAGGCAAATACATTGTTCCTCCTTATTGGTTTGATATCAAACTATATTCACAAAATTTTTCTACTTAAAATTATTCAGCATTTTCACAACACCGCGAACGATCTCTTCTCTTTCCTTTTGCGAAAATCCGCTAAACGCCGTGGCAATGAGGCGCTCAGAGATCATATCAAAATCCCGCTCAAGCGACCTGCCCTTGGCGGTCAAACAGAGATAAGTGATTCTCTTGTCACCGGGATCCTTTTCCTTCACTACATACCCGGCACGCACCAGTTTATTCACAAGTGCAGTAACGGTCGATTTATCCCTTCCTATCCTCTCAGCAATTTCCTTCATGGGCACCCTGTCTTTCTTAAACAAATTACTCACTATCCCGCCATGTGATGGTACGAGCCCTGTGATCTTCCTTTGATTCAATTCTCTGATAATAAATTCATATGCCCTATCCCTCACTCTGGCGATCAAGGCAATGACGTGCTCGGTCTTCATCTTTGTATTATACTTTGATATCAAACCTTTGTCAAGGGGGCTCTGGGGTCAGGTCTTGACTATTGACAAATCAATCAACTTGACCAACATCCAAGTAAAAGCAGTGATGGCTTCGAAAATCAACCCCGGTATTGCGAAAATGCGGCAATTGTCAATAGTCAAGACCTGACCCCATCAATCGCATTGACTTCGCAGCCAATTTGACATAATATCGTGCAGTAATCCGTACACGGAGGGCATGATGGTGAAGAGAATATTGCTCGCTTTATTCCTGTTTATCTTACCTGTTTTTGCGGTTGAGTATTGTGCCGGCATCATTAGCCATGGAGGAATGGTACCGAGCCGCTGGGGTTCTCTCACATCCAGCGAACCGGCATATCAGCTGGGACTGGGACTAAACATCTGGTTCACCAATAAGATCGGCGTTCATACCGGTCTTCAATATGCCTGGTATTATTATGAGTACGAACCCGTCACACTGGAATGGAGCTGCGGGAATCTACTCCTCCCGGTTGATTTGATCTACGGCATCCCTATCGGGAAAAACAAAATTGTGCTCGGCGCAGGATTCGCGATATGCAAGACGCTGAACGCTACGGGTGCCGTTGGATTCATAACACCGATATCCGTCCCGGACAGTATATTGGAGACAAATATCGGACCCGAATTGATGGTGGGCATGGAAATAAATTTCCAAAGCATTTGCCTATTCCCCTCTATTAGATACGCTCACGCCCTTAACGGCCCGAGCAACAAATACTGGGATCGTGAAGAGGAGACGTCGCATCACTACATACTACTTGGCATTGCGATGATGGTCCGCTGGTAGACTGCCGGTTAATGCAATGCTAAGAAACTTGCCTGTTATCGCTGAAGAACTAGTTATTAGTGAATTGACTCTGGATGATCTGGATTACCTGTATGACTTTTCGAATTTGAAGGAGATACAGGAATTTCTCCCTGATAGGTACGAAACGAGAGAGGAACTCAGACGCACCCTGGAATGGTTGATAGGCAACTACAACAAGAGCGTAAATGAAATCATCAGAATAAGTCTCGGCATAAGGCTGAAGACCGAAAACCAATTGATTGGATGGGTTACATACGGACCATTACCATATGACGAAAAATTGAAAGAGATTGCATATGCAATCCATCCAGCATACTGGAATAAGGGTTATGCAACCGAGGCAGGCAGAGCATTCCTCAAATGGCTATCAGAGAATATAACAGACGATGATGTCTTTGCAGAGGTGAACCCGCAAAATCGCAGCTCAATACGTGTGTTGGAAAAATTGGGGATGGTCAAGATCAAGGAGGACACAAGGAAGAAAGGCGGCATTACTGAAGGACCGTGGATATACAAACTCCACAAGCATGCATTTCATTGATCGGGATGTTGACAGCACTCGCTACAAACCTATAATCCACCTGTGAAACAGTA
This window contains:
- a CDS encoding GNAT family N-acetyltransferase produces the protein MLRNLPVIAEELVISELTLDDLDYLYDFSNLKEIQEFLPDRYETREELRRTLEWLIGNYNKSVNEIIRISLGIRLKTENQLIGWVTYGPLPYDEKLKEIAYAIHPAYWNKGYATEAGRAFLKWLSENITDDDVFAEVNPQNRSSIRVLEKLGMVKIKEDTRKKGGITEGPWIYKLHKHAFH
- a CDS encoding WG repeat-containing protein gives rise to the protein MKKILAFCITALVVFSCRNSGGNEEAKLFPIMVEQKIGYIDNKGRVVIEPQLDRVGRFSEGRVAFEKDWKWGYIDAKGRVIIEPQFDHSSFFSEGIADVRVGQKWGFIDTLGNFVLEPEYVAVRAFSEGLAAVRTEEKWGCINKKGEMVIDAIFDIPLTFSEGLAAFRDSTGWGYVNQAGEVVIEPRFDAVGMFSEGSAPVFADGKWGFIDKKGDIVIDLQYDFAGTFSDSLAPVRIGEKWGFTNTNGELAIEPKFDLAYGFFEGLSAVKVGERWGYIDKSGKIVIPAQFGLVSHFSGGLAMVLDTLKNRAYVNRTGKIVWRSEPPQDK
- a CDS encoding T9SS type A sorting domain-containing protein → MLDYPDQTALVEYHSATGDFGFLQKARDRVYNYYIFYGYPSLFADGVDLWPISTWRPWLTSRMAQPSPVTLNITGGYDPVTNNGTVTASFQNDSASAITARVYFVITEDSLYHLDPNGHGWHNKLARDFLPDEIGEVVTIDPGQTVDVNRPFMIDAAWDETRCNIVTWIQVDAPSREGLQAGKIKIMDLVGIEEIVLEKLDKSVVTLVNNPCSADNIRFLIELPQGAAYEFEIFDVLGRNVKSLTGITSSNREILHLDLNAANQNQVSAGVYLYRFVSQSEIATGKIIVK
- a CDS encoding methyltransferase domain-containing protein yields the protein MGKDAYQGFAERYDLFHGKFGEHKPNYRVFYQKVFLENNIHSVLDCACGTGHDAHLFYSLGCEVTCSDVSTSMLTRARKNFKSLDVNIPLHKVDYRSLHKNFKRKFDAVTCLSSSILHMPDKKEIIRAFLSMQRVLRENGILIITQGTTDKQWKMKPRFILNSSQKDFTRLFAIDYRERGARYNVLDIRHDKQKPELKVWSVDYAQILLKDDYTKLLQLAGYKKIRFYGSYKFEPYNKKESDLLICVAHK
- a CDS encoding LysE family translocator codes for the protein MYLPVWLSFVGASFIFGLIPGPSVCFTIAHAIRHGARRTLPTISGQLVANCCQIFIVLFGMNRVLEQSVVLFQVLKIIGAIYLVYLGYRQWTAGRPLLDTGKEAVSNNMHKPFVKGFVVCGTNPKAIIYYAALLPQFVVRTQDENIQLIVLAVTSVVIAATVLAFYTMLADRVSILFDSRRYWKTQNRLAGFIMVSAGIALSVTSGQ
- a CDS encoding MarR family winged helix-turn-helix transcriptional regulator, which gives rise to MKTEHVIALIARVRDRAYEFIIRELNQRKITGLVPSHGGIVSNLFKKDRVPMKEIAERIGRDKSTVTALVNKLVRAGYVVKEKDPGDKRITYLCLTAKGRSLERDFDMISERLIATAFSGFSQKEREEIVRGVVKMLNNFK